In Candidatus Kryptoniota bacterium, the sequence TCCAAGTCCGGCACAACCATCGAGACGCATTCACTCGCGAAGTTCTTTTATGAAACGATGTTGAATCGATATCCGGAAAACATTGCGAGTCACTTCATCGCAATAACTGATCCGGGTACTGCCTTGCAGACCGCAGGCGAAGCGAAGTACGCGCGCGTCTTCCTGAACCCGCCCGACATCGGCGGTCGTTACTCGGCGTTGAGTTATTTCGGATTAGTGCCTTTCGCGCTGATCGGAGGCGATCTCACGCGATTCCTCCGGAAAAGTGTGGAAGAGGAAAATGCTTGCGGACCAACAATGCCGACCCCGGATTGCAGCGCCGTCCAACTTGGAGCATTCCTTGGAGCTCTCTGTAGCGCGGGCGCCAACAAGTTGACGATCGAAACGAGTCCGACAATTTCAACTGTCGGATGGTGGATTGAACAACTAGTCGCGGAAAGCACAGGGAAGAATGGAAAGGGAATCCTCCCTGTGACGGGCGAGGAAATGACCGTTCCGAGTTTCTATTCGTCCGATCGGGTGTTCGTCCATATGAAAATTCGAGGTGATGTCGAACTCGAAAAAGAGGAAAAGCTTAGAATCCTGAGTCAAAATGGATTTCCCGTCGTCTCGATTCAACTCGATGAGGTTTTCGATCTTTCCGGACTGATGTACCAGTGGGAAGTTGCTACGGCTGCAGCGTCTGCGATCATTCGCGTCGACCCGTTTGACGAGCCGAATGTCACCGAAAGCAAGGACAACACGAAGATGCTCCTGCACCAATTTGAATCGAAGGGGAGCATCCAATTCGACGAGGTGCCGCTTATATCCGGTCCCGAGAAGATTTACGGAAATGTCGAGCGTTCAGGAAATGTCTACTCGGTATTGAACAGTTTGTTCGGCCGGAACAAGGCGGGCGAATATCTTGCGATCATGGCATACCTCCCTCGCGTCGACGAGGTCGACGAGCTGCTCGAGAGACTGAGAGTTTTGCTGAGGAACCGCCTGAGGATACCGGCTACGGTCGGCTATGGGCCGAGGTTCCTCCATTCAACCGGTCAGTTTCACAAAGGTGGTACGCCGAACGGACTCTTCCTGCAATTCGTGCATTCGCCCGCGGCGACCTATAAGATCCCGGGAGAAGATTACGATTTCGCAACGTTGATTCGGGCACAGGCGGCGGGAGACTATCTCGCGTTGAAGCGAAAGGGGAAACCCGTAGTCTCGATTCACCTTTCGGACTACCTGGCCGACTTGAAAAAGATTATTGCCGGAATTGTCTGAGGGCAAGCCTCAAAAGAAGAATAGCGGCATCGCAACAGCACCCACAACGCTCGCAGCAAAATTCACGACATCATTATTGATCCACCGGTATCCCTGCACGAGAACAGTTTCACCCCCGTTACAGTGAGTCCGTCTCTCTGTTATCTTTCCGCATGTGCCGCACCTGTACTGAGACTGAAGAGTCCCGCCGAGTATGCTGTCCGCAAGACTTCCTATCGCGCCGCTTAACGCGCCAGCTGCTATGAACCGCACCGGGAAAACTGAGTATCCGCCGGCGAGCGGAAGTGATATCACACCAAGTACTGCCGCCGAAAGAAATCCTGAGAATGTTCCGAGTGACGAAATCGCTCCGGACATCCCTTTTTCAACTCTTCTCATTGACGCGAGCGAATAGGGGTTTGATTTGGAAAATACTCCGATCTCAGTTGCAAGCGTGTCCGCGGTGACAGCTGCCAGCGATCCGACATATGCTAGGAACCAATGGTAGTTTGGATAGAGGCAATTTCCTATCAGCATCAACAGTCCAAATCCGCCATTAGCGAACACCTGTGCCGCGTCCCGCGTGTGACTCTTCTCATAGAGAAGATTGTAGCCGGCCTTCTGCCTCGCGAACAACTTCGAGGCGAGACTTCCGATAATGAAGAATGCGAGAATCGGCGCCGCCCACTTCCACTCGCCATATCCGAATATGAATCCTCCGAGTATGAATGTCGCGACCGCGCCGTCTGTGCCGAGAAATCTCAACTTGGCGGAAACATATGCCACCAGTAGGGCGAGAAACTCCCCGAGAATAAATACGCTAAGGGTTGATGGGTCGTTCGCCGCTATATACAAAAGAACAGCCGACGACAGAGGAACGGTCAGGTTGTCCGTGGCTCGCGGGGAGACCAGCTCGATAGCGGCGACCATGATGCCCACGGAGCACGAGACTCCTATCAGTGCCCATGAAGTGAGAAAGGCTCCGGTTTGAGCACGAAAGAATGTCAGTCCAAACAGCGTGGCGGCGGCCGCTATAATGAACATCGCTGCGCCACCTTCGAACGTCTTCCTTTCGCCGAACGCGCCTACAGCATGAGCGTTACGCAGGTTCGAACCGACGATTGCGGCGGCAGGATCCGCTAGACCCATGATCAACATGGCGGAGGATACGATGAACGGATGGCTGTCCCACAACAGGAGAACCAGGATCAGGAATGAAACGGGGTAGTAGACTGTGCCGAGATTTTTTCTGTCCGGGTTTATCCCTTTGAACATCCCGAGACGGACAGAAACGAAGTTGACGACGACAAATGTGCCGGCAAGAAGTGCGGGATAAAGTTTCGAGTGGAACAAGAGTGGAGCAAAGAACACGACCACGGCGACTGCCGCGTGGACAAATTCACGCGTCTTTTTTCCATCAACTTTGAAACGACCTTTCAGCAGGTCAGCAGCCACGACGAAAAGAGTGAGCACGACGAGAATGAGAACAAAATTCAGGAATTCATTCATCGGGAAAAAACTAAGAATAACCGGAGGAAAATACAAATTCTGTCGCGAGTGGGCCGATTTGCTTATGTTGGACTTACTCTCCACGTTACTTAAATTTCCAAAAAGGAAGCCATCATGCCCGACCTTCTCCTCGACGGTGAGTCGCTAACGGTCGAATCCGCATATCTCGCCGAGCGGCAAAGGATGAAAGTCTCCATATCGAAACCCGCAAGGAAGAAGATGGGCCGCTCGCGGAAAAAGATTGAAGAATGGCTTTCCCGGGGCGACGCGATCTACGGCGTGACGACGGGGTTCGGAGAGTTTGCAACGGTCAACATACCTCACGAGAAGATAAAAGAGCTCCAGGTAAATTTGATCAGGAGCCACTCGGCGGGCACAGGCGATCCTCTTCCGCCGGATATCGCAAGGATGATAATTCTTTTGCGCGCTAATGCGCTGGCCAAAGGCTACAGCGGAGTGACCCCGGAGGTCGTCGACAAACTTCTTGAAGCCTTCAACCTATACCTGATCCCGTTCATTCCATCGAAGGGCTCAGTTGGGAGCAGCGGTGATCTCGTTCAACTCGCGCATCTTGTCCTTGCACTGATCGGCGAAGGGAGCTTCATCGAAGATGGAAGAATCGTTCCATCCGCTGAAGTCCTCCGAAAAAACAAAATCGATCCGCTTGTTCTCTCCGCAAAGGAGGGACTCGCGCTTGTGAACGGCACTCAAATGATGGGGGCATTCGCAGTCCATTGCGTTTACGAGGCACTTCAGCTCGCAAAGATCTTCGATATCACCGGTGCATTGAGCGTGGAGGCGCTTCGTGGAACTGATGTCGCATTCGACGAGCGAATTCACAAGCTGAGACCCTACCGCGGCCAGCTCGCTTGCGCTAAGAATGTGAGACGCCTCCTTGCCGGAAGCGAGATACGCAAGTCTCATTTGCATGACGATCCTCGCGTGCAGGATGCTTATTCACTCCGCTGTATGCCCCAGGTGCACGGCGCGATTCGCGACACGATAGAGTTCTGTAAGAAACAGGTGAACGTCGAGATAAACTCCGCAACGGACAATCCGCTGATTATCGCCGAAGATGAGACCCACCTCGAAGGCGGAAATTTCCACGGCGAGCCGCTCGCACTAGTTTGCGATTATCTCGCAATCGGTCTGAGCGAATACGCCAGTATTTCAGAACGAAGAGTGGAGCGGATGGTAAACGGCCAGCTCAGCGGCCTTCCGAAATTCCTGAGTGAGGATGGCGGACTGAATTCGGGCATGATGATCGCACAATACACAGCCGCCTCGCTCGTCAGCGAGAACAAAGTCCTATCACATCCGGCGAGTGTTGACTCGATACCGACAAGCGCAAACCAGGAAGATCACAACTCTATGGGCTCAATCGCAGCACTGAAATGCTACCAGGTGCTCGAAAATGTGTGGAGAGTCGCGGCGATCGAGCTTCTTGTCGCCTGCCAGGCAATAGATTTCGCGAGGAAGCTCGCCGGCAAAGGCCGCGAACTCAATTGTGGAAAAGGTACCGAAAAAGTCTACAGGCTTGTCCGCAAGAAAATTTCGCATTTGGACAGGGACCGCGTACTCTACAGGGACATAGAAAACGCACTTGGGATGTTAAAATCTGGCGACATTATCAACGCGGCTGAGAGTGAATCGGGAGAACTCGAATAATGGAACGGAGACGAATATGGAAGTGACATTTCAAGTGAGCCTTTATCCAATCGCGCAAACGAATTTCCGGAAACCGATAAACGGATTCATAGCGAATTTGAAATCGGATCAATTGAAATTGGAAGTTCAGGAGACTTCAACGATTGGGATCGGCGACATCGAACTGGTTTTTGAGTCGTTGAAGCAAGCTTATAAGCAAGCATGTGGGTCGGGCGCCACTGTCATGGTACTGACAATAGTTAACGAGCACCCGACCAGGGAAGAGCTGAACAAATTGAACGAATGACACTTTGTTGAATGAGTACTAATACACAGGAGAGCTGAATGCCGGGTTTGTCTAAAGCTATCAAAGAAATGCCGAAGGTGCTTCTGCATGACCACCTCGACGGCGGCCTCAGGCCGAAGACCGTCATCGAGCTTGCCCGTGATCAGAAGTACAAAAAACTTCCCACTCAGGATCCGGAGGAGTTGGCGGAGTGGTTCCATCGAGGCGCGAATCGAGGAAGTCTTCCTCTCTACCTTGAAGGTTTTGCTCACACCACCGGTGTTATGCAGACGGACGAAGCGCTCGAGCGTGTTGCCTATGAAATGATTGAGGATATGAAGAAAGACCATGTTGTGTACGTCGAGACCCGATTCGCGCCTGTGTTTCACACGCAAGGAGGGCTTCACTGGGAAGAGGTGGTCGCGTCCGTGCTGCGCGGACTCGAGAAGGGGAGGAAAGATTTTGGCGTAGGATACGGTCTGATCATCTCGGCCATGAGAAACATGAACCTCAGCGAGGAGATGGCGCAGCTCGCGGTGGATTTCAGGGAGCGCGGTGTAGTCGGGTTCGATCTTGCAGGCGAAGAGGGAGGCTATCCCCCGAAAAAGCACGTCGATGCGTTCCACTATATTCAAAGACAAAATTTCAACATAACGATCCACGCCGGTGAAGGATTTGGAATGGAATCGATCTGGCAGGCGATACAATGGTGCGGAGCTCACCGTATCGGACACGCGACGCGACTGATAGATGACATCATCCAGTCCGACGGAAAAACTGTCAAGCTCGGCACTCTCGCCCAATATATCCTCGACAAACGGATTCCTCTGGAAATTTGCCCGAGCTCGAACGTTCACACCGGAGCAGCAAAGGACATTGAACATCATCCATTCGGAGTCTACTTCCGTGAGAAGTTTCGCGTTACCGTAAATACGGACAACCGGCTCATGAGCGCGACGAATATTTCTAAAGAATTTCAAATCGTTGCAGACGTCTTTCGTGTATCATTCGATGACATGGAAAAGCTCACCATCAATTCCATGAAGAGTGCTTTCCTCCCTTATGGCGAGCGAATAAGATATATATATGAATCCATAAAGCCAGGATATGAGAAGCTTCGGAAGAAGTACAAGCTCAAATAGAAAAGTTATTTCTACCTGCGATGTATGAGGAAGGGTAAAATCGTTCAAGAAACTGACTTCGGAAAGATACCTGAGGCGTGAGATGACAATCGAAGGGACTCTAAAAGCCGGGACCGGAGCGCGCGTGATACATGCGCCTCGTGGAACTAAACTGAATACGAAAGGATGGCAGCAGGAAGCGGCGCTCAGAATGCTGATGAACAATCTCGATCCGGAAGTTGCGGAGAAACCGGATGAGCTCGTGGTCTACGGGGGAAGCGGAAAGGCCGCGAGAAATTGGGAGGCGTTCGACGCGATCGTTGCAACACTAAAAAGATTGGAGAATGATGAGACTCTCCTGGTCCAATCGGGAAAACCGGTCGCGGTATTCAAGACTTATGAGGAAGCGCCGCGGGTTCTTATCTCGAACGCGATGCTCGTCCCCGCCTGGGCGAATTGGGATGAGTTCAGGCGGCTCGAGCAGCTTGGCCTGACAATGTTCGGCCAGATGACCGCGGGAAGCTGGATATATATCGGCACGCAGGGAATACTTCAGGGAACCTACGAAACATTCGGCGAAGCCGGGCGAAGACATTTCGGGGGGACACTTGCAGGGAGATTCGTCCTCACGAGCGGACTCGGCGGGATGGGCGGCGCTCAACCGCTCGCTGCAACGATGAACGGAGCTGCATTTCTTGGAGTTGAAGTCGATCGAAGTAGAATCGAAAAGCGGCTGAAGACCGGATATCTCGACAGGATGAGCGAAAGCCTGGACGAGGCGCTCTCACTGGTGCTCGATGCAAAATCCAGAAAGACAACTCTTTCTGTCGGTCTCCTCGGAAACGCAGCCGACATAATTCCTGAAATCGTAAGGCGAAATATCGTTCCAGATCTCCTGACAGATCAGACGAGCGCGCACGACACTCTCAACGGATATGTGCCCGCAGGAATATCGTACGACGCCGCGCTCGAACTCCGCATTAAGAATCCACAGCGTTACATCTCGATGGCCCGCGATTCGATCGTATCTCACGTCAGGGGAATGCTTGAGCTGAAAAGACGCGGAGCAATCACGTTTGACTATGGTAATAATATTCGCGGCGAGGCACAATCGGCGGGGGTAAAGGACGCATTCGAAATTCCGGGATTCGTGCCTGAGTTCATTCGACCTCTCTTCTGCGAGGGGAAAGGACCATTCCGATGGGTAGCGCTCAGCGGCGACCCGGAGGACATTTTCGCGACTGACGAGGCGGTTGTGAAGACTTTTCCTGAGAACAGTCATCTCGTGAACTGGATCGAAAAAGCTCGCAAGCATGTCCATTTCCAGGGACTCCCGGCAAGAATCTGCTGGCTCGGCTACCAGGAGCGGGACAAAATGGGATTGATCTTCAATGAACTTGTGAAGAGCGGGAAAGTGAAAGCTCCAATCGTAATCGGCCGCGACCACCTCGATGCGGGGAGTGTCGCCTCTCCGAACCGGGAAACTGAGAAAATGAAGGATGGGTCGGACGCGATTGCCGATTGGCCTATATTGAACGCCCTACTGAACGCCGTCGGCGGTGCGAGCTGGGTTTCAGTCCACCATGGCGGAGGTGTCGGTATCGGCTTGTCGATCCATGCAGGGATGGTGGTAGTTGCCGACGGTACCGATGCCGCCGCTCGCAGGTTGAAGCGAGTACTAACGTATGATCCTGGAATGGGAGTCGTCAGACACGCTGATGCCGGTTACGAAGATGCGATCCGGGAAGCGCGCGATAAAAAGATCGATATGCCGATGCTTAAGAGGCTCTAAATTCCATCTGCGGATGCAATCCTCAATGTAGAAATTTCAAATGAGTCGACTGCGAAAATGAAACTCTACTTCCATGTCACCGGACACGGGCAGCCGCTTATCATCCTGCACGGACTCTTCGGCTCTGGTGACAACTGGTACACGCTATCAAACTTCTTCGGAGAGAAGTTTAGGGTATGGGCAGTGGACCAGCGCAACCATGGCCGCTCACCTCACAGCGATACGTTCGATTACCGTTCGATGGCTGCGGATATCGACGACCTCATGATTCACGAAGGCATCTCATCGGCTTGCTTCATCGGACATTCCATGGGCGGAAAGACAGCGATGGAATTTGCCCTGACTCATCAGGAGAAAGTTGAGCGTCTTGTCGTCGTCGATATCTCGCCCCGATCTTATCCGCCTCAACATGACGCGATATTCGAAGCGATGTTCTCGCTCGATCTTGCTAAATACCAAACGCGCTCCGAGCTCGACGCTGCACTCTCGGGTAAGATACAAGAATATCCTGTCAGGCAGCTCCTTCTGAAGAATGTCGCTCGGGACGAAAATTCGAACTTCAAGTGGAAGATCGACATCAAAGCGATTCACAAGAACTATAGCAAGGTAAATGTTGCGATCAGCTCACAAATACCATTTGAGAAGCCAACTCTATTCCTGCGGGGTTCAAAGTCGAAATACATCACGGATGAAGATATTCCTGCAATCAAATCTCTGTTCCCCCATGCGTCATTTGCAGTCGTTGAAAATGCCGGTCACTGGGTACACGCCGAAGCTCCGGGAGAGTTCGGCAGGATCGTCATGGAATTTTTGACCCACAATTGACGTTTATAACTTCTGTGTGCAAGTACTGAGCTACTTGCACCGGGGATTTCAAGAAAATTCCGTACCTGGTGGAGTTTGAAACTCACTCAGGCAAAACTTAATTTGAGTCCGTAATCAATTGGAGGAGAATATGGGAGTCGAGATAGGTTCAAAAGCTCCGGATTTTAAGCTGTACGATACCGACAAAAAAGAAAGAGGCCTTTCAGAGTTCAAGGGCAAGAAAGTTGTTCTTGCCTTTTATCCGGGTGCGTTTACCGGCGTCTGCACGAAGGAAGTCTGCAACTTCCGGGACTCACTCGGTAGATTCAACAACTTGAACGCACAGGTGGTCGGCATTAGTGTCGATCCGCCATTTTCCAATAAAGCATTTGCCGACCAGAACAAACTCAACTTCCCGCTTTTGTCCGATTTTAACCGCGAAGTTGTGAAGAAGTACAACGCGTACCATGAAAACTTCGCAGGCCTGAACGGCTATACCGCTGCGAAGCGATCGGTGTTTGTCCTCGACAAGGACGGCGTCGTCAGGTACAAGTGGGTCTCCGATGTTCCGAGCGTGGAGCCGAACTACGACGAGGTCCTGAAAGCGGTCGAGTCACTGAAGTAAAGGTCAATTCGTTTCCCCGGGCTCGCCCGCCGCGGCGAGCCCTTTTCTTCTCAAAAAAATTCAATCGATGGAGGGAATGGAATCATGGCGAAAGCCGTAAAAGCAGTCGGCAGGGCGACCGAGAGCTCTCTCAAGGTCGGGGCAAAAGCGCCGGCATTTACTCTCAAAAATGACGGCGGAGAAACTGTCAAGCTTGCTGACTATAAAGGAAAGAAAGTTGTCCTCTACTTTTACCCGAAGGATGACACGCCCGGATGTACAAAAGAAGCATGCTCGTTCAGGGATGGGTTTTCGGAAATCAAGAAAAAGGGGGCCGTCGTCTTCGGTGTTAGTGCAGATTCGGTCGAGTCGCATGGGAAATTCAAACAGAAATTCAATTTGAACTTTCCTCTTTTAAGCGATACAGATAAAAAAGTCATCAACGCGTACGGCGTATGGAAGGAAAAATCTCTGTATGGCCGGAAATTTATGGGAATCGAGCGGACGACTTTCGTAATCGATGAGGACGGCAAAATAAAGAAAATCTTTCCAAAAGTGAAAGTTGATGGCCACTACGACGAGGTATTGGCGGAACTTTAATATCTGAGGACCACCTCCTTTCAGCAACGAGGAATATCTGATGAGTGAAGTAAAAGTCGAACTGGAACTTGAAGACCTGGTGAGGGAACTCCTCATCAAATTGGGTGAGGATCCGAACCGTGAAGGGCTGACGAAGACCCCTTATCGGGTTGCGCGCGCTTATGAATTCCTGACAAAGGGCTACAAGCAGGATATCGAGACGGTAATGAACAACGCCATATTCGAGGAGAAGTACAGCCAGATTGTAATTGTGAAGGACATCGACTTCTACAGTCTGTGCGAGCACCATATGCTCCCATTCTTCGGGAAAGTTCATGTGGCGTACATTCCCGACGGCAAGATAGTAGGACTCAGCAAGATGCCGCGCATAGTGGAAGTTTTCGCACGCAGACTGCAGGTGCAGGAGAGAATGACGGAGCAAATTGCCGAGACTCTTTTCCAGTATCTTGAACCGCGCGGAGTCGGAGTGGTCGTGGAAGGCCAGCATCTCTGCATGATGATGAGGGGAGTAGAGAAACAGAATTGCGTTGCGACAACAAGCTCGATGCTCGGTGAATTTCGCGACGATGTCAAGACGCGTGAGGAATTCCTGACACTGATCAGGCAGAGATGATTTAGCATGAAACTCGGGGGTAAAGTCGCGATTATCACGGGCGGGAGCAAGGGGATCGGCCGCGCTATCGCGGAACATTACGCTTCAGAGGGCGCGAAGCTCGTGGTCTCCGCCCGCGGTGAAAAGGAACTTATTTACCTCAGG encodes:
- a CDS encoding YkoF family thiamine/hydroxymethylpyrimidine-binding protein, with translation MEVTFQVSLYPIAQTNFRKPINGFIANLKSDQLKLEVQETSTIGIGDIELVFESLKQAYKQACGSGATVMVLTIVNEHPTREELNKLNE
- a CDS encoding alpha/beta fold hydrolase translates to MKLYFHVTGHGQPLIILHGLFGSGDNWYTLSNFFGEKFRVWAVDQRNHGRSPHSDTFDYRSMAADIDDLMIHEGISSACFIGHSMGGKTAMEFALTHQEKVERLVVVDISPRSYPPQHDAIFEAMFSLDLAKYQTRSELDAALSGKIQEYPVRQLLLKNVARDENSNFKWKIDIKAIHKNYSKVNVAISSQIPFEKPTLFLRGSKSKYITDEDIPAIKSLFPHASFAVVENAGHWVHAEAPGEFGRIVMEFLTHN
- the hutH gene encoding histidine ammonia-lyase, whose amino-acid sequence is MPDLLLDGESLTVESAYLAERQRMKVSISKPARKKMGRSRKKIEEWLSRGDAIYGVTTGFGEFATVNIPHEKIKELQVNLIRSHSAGTGDPLPPDIARMIILLRANALAKGYSGVTPEVVDKLLEAFNLYLIPFIPSKGSVGSSGDLVQLAHLVLALIGEGSFIEDGRIVPSAEVLRKNKIDPLVLSAKEGLALVNGTQMMGAFAVHCVYEALQLAKIFDITGALSVEALRGTDVAFDERIHKLRPYRGQLACAKNVRRLLAGSEIRKSHLHDDPRVQDAYSLRCMPQVHGAIRDTIEFCKKQVNVEINSATDNPLIIAEDETHLEGGNFHGEPLALVCDYLAIGLSEYASISERRVERMVNGQLSGLPKFLSEDGGLNSGMMIAQYTAASLVSENKVLSHPASVDSIPTSANQEDHNSMGSIAALKCYQVLENVWRVAAIELLVACQAIDFARKLAGKGRELNCGKGTEKVYRLVRKKISHLDRDRVLYRDIENALGMLKSGDIINAAESESGELE
- a CDS encoding glucose-6-phosphate isomerase, yielding MSIKYEFAAGKYQSDFSSALTQLSGENFLARLWEKDGSLWSDEPAHRAVALNRLGWLNLPSRMIREASVLEDYASAESYRKFTHIVHLGMGGSSLAPEVLFRSIASAEGYPELTVLDSTDPDQIESVLQKIKLESSLFIVASKSGTTIETHSLAKFFYETMLNRYPENIASHFIAITDPGTALQTAGEAKYARVFLNPPDIGGRYSALSYFGLVPFALIGGDLTRFLRKSVEEENACGPTMPTPDCSAVQLGAFLGALCSAGANKLTIETSPTISTVGWWIEQLVAESTGKNGKGILPVTGEEMTVPSFYSSDRVFVHMKIRGDVELEKEEKLRILSQNGFPVVSIQLDEVFDLSGLMYQWEVATAAASAIIRVDPFDEPNVTESKDNTKMLLHQFESKGSIQFDEVPLISGPEKIYGNVERSGNVYSVLNSLFGRNKAGEYLAIMAYLPRVDEVDELLERLRVLLRNRLRIPATVGYGPRFLHSTGQFHKGGTPNGLFLQFVHSPAATYKIPGEDYDFATLIRAQAAGDYLALKRKGKPVVSIHLSDYLADLKKIIAGIV
- a CDS encoding peroxiredoxin, coding for MGVEIGSKAPDFKLYDTDKKERGLSEFKGKKVVLAFYPGAFTGVCTKEVCNFRDSLGRFNNLNAQVVGISVDPPFSNKAFADQNKLNFPLLSDFNREVVKKYNAYHENFAGLNGYTAAKRSVFVLDKDGVVRYKWVSDVPSVEPNYDEVLKAVESLK
- the bcp gene encoding thioredoxin-dependent thiol peroxidase, coding for MAKAVKAVGRATESSLKVGAKAPAFTLKNDGGETVKLADYKGKKVVLYFYPKDDTPGCTKEACSFRDGFSEIKKKGAVVFGVSADSVESHGKFKQKFNLNFPLLSDTDKKVINAYGVWKEKSLYGRKFMGIERTTFVIDEDGKIKKIFPKVKVDGHYDEVLAEL
- a CDS encoding adenosine deaminase: MPGLSKAIKEMPKVLLHDHLDGGLRPKTVIELARDQKYKKLPTQDPEELAEWFHRGANRGSLPLYLEGFAHTTGVMQTDEALERVAYEMIEDMKKDHVVYVETRFAPVFHTQGGLHWEEVVASVLRGLEKGRKDFGVGYGLIISAMRNMNLSEEMAQLAVDFRERGVVGFDLAGEEGGYPPKKHVDAFHYIQRQNFNITIHAGEGFGMESIWQAIQWCGAHRIGHATRLIDDIIQSDGKTVKLGTLAQYILDKRIPLEICPSSNVHTGAAKDIEHHPFGVYFREKFRVTVNTDNRLMSATNISKEFQIVADVFRVSFDDMEKLTINSMKSAFLPYGERIRYIYESIKPGYEKLRKKYKLK
- a CDS encoding DUF92 domain-containing protein, with protein sequence MNEFLNFVLILVVLTLFVVAADLLKGRFKVDGKKTREFVHAAVAVVVFFAPLLFHSKLYPALLAGTFVVVNFVSVRLGMFKGINPDRKNLGTVYYPVSFLILVLLLWDSHPFIVSSAMLIMGLADPAAAIVGSNLRNAHAVGAFGERKTFEGGAAMFIIAAAATLFGLTFFRAQTGAFLTSWALIGVSCSVGIMVAAIELVSPRATDNLTVPLSSAVLLYIAANDPSTLSVFILGEFLALLVAYVSAKLRFLGTDGAVATFILGGFIFGYGEWKWAAPILAFFIIGSLASKLFARQKAGYNLLYEKSHTRDAAQVFANGGFGLLMLIGNCLYPNYHWFLAYVGSLAAVTADTLATEIGVFSKSNPYSLASMRRVEKGMSGAISSLGTFSGFLSAAVLGVISLPLAGGYSVFPVRFIAAGALSGAIGSLADSILGGTLQSQYRCGTCGKITERRTHCNGGETVLVQGYRWINNDVVNFAASVVGAVAMPLFFF
- the hutU gene encoding urocanate hydratase, whose translation is MTIEGTLKAGTGARVIHAPRGTKLNTKGWQQEAALRMLMNNLDPEVAEKPDELVVYGGSGKAARNWEAFDAIVATLKRLENDETLLVQSGKPVAVFKTYEEAPRVLISNAMLVPAWANWDEFRRLEQLGLTMFGQMTAGSWIYIGTQGILQGTYETFGEAGRRHFGGTLAGRFVLTSGLGGMGGAQPLAATMNGAAFLGVEVDRSRIEKRLKTGYLDRMSESLDEALSLVLDAKSRKTTLSVGLLGNAADIIPEIVRRNIVPDLLTDQTSAHDTLNGYVPAGISYDAALELRIKNPQRYISMARDSIVSHVRGMLELKRRGAITFDYGNNIRGEAQSAGVKDAFEIPGFVPEFIRPLFCEGKGPFRWVALSGDPEDIFATDEAVVKTFPENSHLVNWIEKARKHVHFQGLPARICWLGYQERDKMGLIFNELVKSGKVKAPIVIGRDHLDAGSVASPNRETEKMKDGSDAIADWPILNALLNAVGGASWVSVHHGGGVGIGLSIHAGMVVVADGTDAAARRLKRVLTYDPGMGVVRHADAGYEDAIREARDKKIDMPMLKRL
- the folE gene encoding GTP cyclohydrolase I FolE — translated: MSEVKVELELEDLVRELLIKLGEDPNREGLTKTPYRVARAYEFLTKGYKQDIETVMNNAIFEEKYSQIVIVKDIDFYSLCEHHMLPFFGKVHVAYIPDGKIVGLSKMPRIVEVFARRLQVQERMTEQIAETLFQYLEPRGVGVVVEGQHLCMMMRGVEKQNCVATTSSMLGEFRDDVKTREEFLTLIRQR